Proteins co-encoded in one Streptococcus pyogenes genomic window:
- a CDS encoding inositol monophosphatase family protein, with the protein METKYAFARQIIKEAGLFIKSKMSEQLDIQVKTQFDDLVTNVDQETQQLLMDRIHQTYPCDAILAEENDVRHPINQGNVWVIDPIDGTVNFIVQGSQFAVMIAYYEQGIGQFGLIYDVMADQLLAGGGDFEVTLNGDKLPAYQEKPLERSLIGCNAGMFARNDRNLAHLIAKTLGVRVYGGAGICMVKVMKQELLAYFSFIQPWDYAAAKVLGDKLGYVLLTIDGYEPDFQTRQKIMFVPKCQLTRIASFLTKDSAITLEDQ; encoded by the coding sequence TTGGAAACTAAATACGCATTTGCAAGGCAAATCATTAAAGAAGCAGGGCTTTTTATCAAGTCAAAAATGTCAGAGCAGCTAGATATTCAGGTGAAAACACAATTTGATGATCTGGTTACCAATGTTGATCAAGAAACTCAACAGTTACTGATGGATCGTATTCATCAGACCTATCCTTGTGATGCCATTTTAGCTGAAGAAAATGACGTTCGTCACCCCATTAATCAAGGAAATGTTTGGGTCATCGATCCCATTGATGGAACGGTTAACTTTATTGTGCAGGGATCACAGTTTGCAGTGATGATTGCCTATTATGAACAAGGAATTGGTCAATTTGGGCTTATTTATGATGTGATGGCAGATCAATTACTAGCTGGTGGTGGTGATTTTGAAGTTACTTTAAACGGTGATAAGCTTCCAGCTTACCAAGAAAAACCTTTAGAGCGTAGCTTAATTGGCTGCAATGCAGGCATGTTTGCCAGAAATGATCGTAACCTTGCTCATCTAATTGCAAAGACTTTAGGTGTAAGGGTTTATGGTGGTGCAGGTATCTGCATGGTTAAGGTCATGAAGCAGGAATTACTGGCCTATTTTTCATTTATCCAACCATGGGATTACGCAGCAGCAAAAGTACTAGGCGATAAACTGGGTTATGTTTTACTAACTATTGACGGATATGAGCCTGATTTTCAAACACGTCAAAAAATCATGTTTGTTCCTAAATGCCAACTCACTAGGATAGCGTCTTTTCTAACAAAGGACTCTGCCATCACACTTGAAGATCAATAG
- a CDS encoding UPF0223 family protein, with product MSGNYYYPLDLSWSTEEISSVLHFLNKVELAYEKKVDAKQLLDSYKTYKTIVKSKAQEKQIDRDFQKVSGYSTYQVVKKAKAIEKGFFSLGN from the coding sequence ATGTCAGGTAATTATTATTATCCACTTGACTTAAGTTGGAGCACTGAAGAAATATCCTCAGTGCTTCATTTTTTGAATAAAGTGGAATTAGCATATGAAAAAAAAGTAGATGCAAAACAACTCCTAGATAGTTATAAGACTTATAAAACCATTGTCAAAAGTAAAGCTCAGGAAAAGCAAATCGATCGTGATTTTCAAAAAGTTAGTGGTTATTCGACCTATCAAGTTGTTAAAAAAGCGAAGGCAATTGAGAAAGGATTCTTTTCCCTTGGAAACTAA
- a CDS encoding Spx/MgsR family RNA polymerase-binding regulatory protein — MVTLFLSPSCTSCRKARAWLVKHEVDFQEHNIITSPLSRDELMSILSFTENGTEDIISTRSKVFQKLDIDVEELSISDLIDLIAKNPSLLRRPIIMDQKRMQIGFNEDEIRAFLSRDYRKQELRQATIKAEIEG, encoded by the coding sequence ATGGTTACCTTATTTTTATCACCTAGCTGTACCAGTTGTCGTAAAGCAAGGGCATGGTTAGTAAAACACGAAGTTGACTTTCAAGAGCATAATATTATTACAAGTCCATTAAGCCGTGATGAATTAATGTCAATCCTCTCTTTTACAGAGAATGGAACGGAGGATATTATTTCAACACGTTCAAAGGTTTTTCAAAAACTTGATATTGATGTAGAAGAGCTTTCAATTTCAGATTTAATTGATTTAATTGCTAAAAATCCAAGTCTTCTTCGTCGCCCTATTATCATGGATCAAAAACGCATGCAAATTGGTTTTAATGAAGATGAAATTAGAGCGTTTTTATCGAGAGATTATCGCAAGCAAGAACTACGTCAAGCAACGATAAAAGCAGAAATTGAGGGGTGA
- a CDS encoding bifunctional riboflavin kinase/FAD synthetase: MEIEYIKDYRDINQEDDTVLILGYFDGLHRGHKALFDKAREVANKEGLKVVVFTFTESPKLAFSRFSPELLLHITYPKKRYEKFADYGVNKLYLVDFTSKFSKVSSDHFITHYIKNLKAKHIVVGFDYKFGHNRTDSDYLTRNFEGQVYTIEEIKEDHRKISATWIRKLIQEGNVVKANHLLGYDLSTRGRVVHGDARGRTIGFPTANLAPIDNTYLPADGVYVTNVIVANKIYRSMTSLGKNVTFGGKELRLEVNIFDFDEEIYGEIIEIVWLDKIRDMEKFEGIEDLTDRLEYDKRTALNWKKDSKLS, translated from the coding sequence ATGGAAATTGAATATATCAAAGATTATCGTGATATTAACCAAGAAGATGATACAGTCTTGATATTGGGATATTTTGATGGATTACACCGTGGTCATAAAGCCTTATTTGACAAAGCAAGAGAGGTTGCAAATAAAGAAGGGTTAAAAGTAGTCGTTTTTACGTTTACAGAGTCTCCGAAATTGGCTTTTTCGCGTTTTTCTCCTGAGTTATTGCTTCATATTACTTATCCAAAGAAGCGTTATGAAAAATTTGCCGATTACGGTGTAAATAAATTATATTTGGTTGATTTTACTTCTAAATTCTCTAAGGTCTCATCTGATCATTTTATAACTCATTATATTAAAAACCTGAAAGCAAAGCATATTGTTGTCGGTTTTGACTATAAGTTTGGGCATAATCGTACAGATAGTGATTATTTAACCAGAAATTTTGAAGGACAAGTTTATACCATTGAGGAAATAAAAGAAGATCATCGAAAAATTTCTGCTACATGGATAAGGAAGCTTATTCAAGAAGGTAATGTAGTTAAAGCAAACCACTTGTTAGGCTATGACTTATCGACAAGGGGAAGAGTCGTTCACGGGGATGCGCGTGGCCGTACTATTGGTTTCCCAACAGCCAATCTAGCTCCAATTGACAACACATACTTACCAGCTGATGGAGTCTATGTTACAAATGTTATTGTTGCTAATAAAATCTATCGCTCTATGACGAGTTTAGGTAAAAATGTGACATTTGGGGGGAAAGAGTTGCGTCTAGAAGTTAACATTTTTGACTTTGACGAAGAGATCTATGGAGAAATTATTGAGATTGTTTGGTTAGATAAGATTCGAGACATGGAAAAATTCGAGGGAATCGAAGATTTGACTGATAGATTGGAATATGATAAACGAACAGCATTAAATTGGAAAAAAGATAGCAAATTATCTTAA
- the truB gene encoding tRNA pseudouridine(55) synthase TruB, with protein sequence MINGIINLKKEAGMTSHDAVFKLRKLLQEKKIGHGGTLDPDVVGVLPIAVGKATRVIEYMTEAGKVYEGQVTLGYSTTTEDASGEVVARSSLPAVLTEELVDQTMTTFLGKITQTPPMYSAVKVNGRKLYEYARAGESVERPRREVTISLFERTSPLNFTEDGLCRFSFKVACSKGTYVRTLAVDLGRALGVESHMSFLQRSASAGLTLETAYTLGEIADMVSKQEMSFLLPIEYGVADLPKMVIDDTELTEISFGRRLSLPSQEPLLAAFHGEKVIAILEKRDQEYKPKKVLI encoded by the coding sequence ATGATAAATGGAATCATTAATTTAAAAAAAGAAGCCGGCATGACCTCTCATGACGCAGTTTTTAAATTACGGAAGTTATTACAAGAAAAAAAGATTGGACATGGGGGGACCTTAGATCCTGATGTGGTCGGTGTTCTACCAATTGCAGTTGGTAAGGCTACTCGTGTGATCGAATACATGACAGAAGCTGGTAAAGTTTATGAAGGACAAGTGACTCTCGGTTACTCAACAACGACTGAGGATGCTAGTGGAGAGGTAGTTGCGAGGTCCTCTTTGCCAGCTGTGCTAACAGAAGAACTCGTTGATCAAACGATGACGACTTTCCTTGGGAAAATCACACAGACCCCACCTATGTATTCAGCCGTAAAGGTTAATGGCCGTAAATTATACGAGTATGCGCGTGCTGGTGAAAGTGTGGAACGTCCTAGAAGAGAAGTGACTATTTCTCTGTTTGAACGCACCAGCCCTTTGAATTTTACTGAAGACGGTCTTTGCCGATTCTCTTTTAAAGTTGCTTGTAGCAAAGGGACTTATGTGCGGACCTTAGCAGTTGATTTAGGTCGAGCTCTAGGGGTAGAGAGTCATATGTCCTTCTTGCAGCGATCAGCTTCAGCAGGATTAACCCTCGAGACTGCCTATACTTTGGGAGAAATTGCTGATATGGTTTCTAAACAAGAGATGTCTTTTTTGTTACCGATCGAGTATGGCGTTGCTGATCTTCCTAAAATGGTTATTGATGATACTGAATTGACTGAAATTTCATTTGGTCGCCGTCTTAGTCTCCCTAGTCAAGAGCCACTGTTAGCTGCTTTTCATGGCGAAAAAGTAATTGCTATTTTAGAAAAAAGAGATCAAGAATACAAACCCAAAAAAGTTCTTATTTAA
- a CDS encoding DUF2130 domain-containing protein, with protein sequence MNEIKCPHCHTLFTINESEYSQLLEQVRGQAFDEELKKRLINEIALLEEKAKHQLHEVVAKKETAITSLTNQLEQIEKEQAYLRQEELAKKDQLIASLEAKLDKLASQNALELANQLAEKDKEVVSLTNQLDKLALEKDATFQSKLATIEKERDGIKNQLALQAKESELSLASVRSDYEAQLKAANEQVEFYKNFKAQQSTKAIGESLELYAETEFNKVRSYAFPNASFVKDNQLSSRGSKGDYIYREVDANGVEILSIMFEMKNEADTTKTKHKNSDFFKELDKDRREKDCEYAVLVSMLEADNDYYNTGIVDVSHEYQKMYVVRPQLFIQLIGILRNAALNSLHYKQELALVKEQNIDITHFEEDLDQFKNAFAKNYQSASNNFKKAIDEIDKSIKRMEEVKRFLTTSENQLRLANNKLEDVSVKKLTRQNPTMREKFEALKDQ encoded by the coding sequence ATGAACGAAATAAAATGCCCTCATTGTCATACCCTATTTACTATCAATGAGTCAGAGTATAGTCAATTATTGGAACAAGTCAGAGGGCAAGCCTTTGATGAAGAATTGAAAAAACGGCTAATCAATGAGATAGCCTTGCTGGAAGAAAAAGCGAAGCATCAATTGCATGAGGTTGTCGCAAAAAAAGAAACAGCTATTACCAGCTTGACAAACCAATTAGAGCAAATTGAAAAAGAACAAGCCTACCTCAGACAAGAAGAACTGGCTAAAAAAGACCAGCTTATTGCTTCTTTAGAAGCGAAACTTGATAAATTAGCCTCGCAAAATGCTTTGGAACTGGCCAATCAATTAGCTGAGAAGGACAAAGAAGTGGTTAGTTTGACCAATCAGCTGGACAAATTAGCACTTGAAAAAGATGCCACGTTCCAGTCAAAACTTGCTACAATCGAAAAAGAACGCGATGGAATCAAAAACCAATTGGCGCTTCAAGCTAAAGAAAGTGAATTGTCGTTGGCTTCGGTGCGCAGCGACTACGAAGCACAGTTAAAAGCGGCTAACGAGCAAGTTGAATTTTATAAAAATTTCAAAGCGCAGCAATCTACCAAAGCAATCGGAGAGAGTCTAGAACTCTATGCTGAAACAGAGTTTAACAAAGTAAGAAGCTATGCTTTCCCCAATGCTAGCTTTGTCAAAGATAACCAATTGTCTAGTCGTGGGTCAAAAGGGGACTATATTTACCGAGAGGTTGATGCCAATGGTGTAGAAATCCTCTCTATCATGTTTGAGATGAAGAACGAGGCAGACACCACCAAAACAAAACATAAAAATAGTGATTTTTTCAAGGAGTTAGATAAAGACCGTCGCGAAAAAGATTGTGAGTATGCTGTTTTGGTAAGCATGTTAGAAGCTGATAATGATTACTACAATACAGGGATTGTTGATGTCAGTCATGAGTATCAAAAGATGTATGTGGTTCGTCCTCAACTCTTTATTCAGTTGATAGGGATTCTGCGAAATGCGGCCCTGAATAGTTTACACTATAAGCAAGAGTTGGCCTTGGTTAAGGAACAAAATATTGACATCACTCACTTCGAAGAGGATTTGGACCAATTTAAGAATGCCTTTGCTAAGAACTATCAGTCTGCCAGCAACAACTTTAAAAAGGCTATTGACGAGATTGATAAATCGATTAAACGCATGGAGGAAGTGAAACGCTTTTTAACCACTAGTGAAAATCAGTTACGCTTAGCTAATAATAAATTAGAGGATGTTTCAGTTAAAAAACTGACCCGCCAAAACCCAACCATGCGAGAGAAATTTGAAGCCCTCAAGGACCAGTAA
- a CDS encoding aromatic acid exporter family protein — MGSVERTLKMTLATIVAILIAYQLHLDYAMSAGIIALLSVLDTRKSSLVVARNRLLSFFLAFGIAMMCFSLFGFTTVGFMCYLLIIIPLLYHFQIEAGLVPITVLVTHLIAKKSIALPILSNEFMLFFVGTSVALLFNAYMGPQDQQIRYYHQKVESDLKGILYRFESFLLEGKGQNEGLLIKNLDKILDEALKLVYRERHNQLFQQTNYQVHYFEMRRQQNRLLGQMAINVNTLMRQSKESILLSHLFHETACQLSEQNPALTLIDDIEQLLETFRHGDLPQTREEFERRAVLFQLLQDLERFILLKVEFYQDYQND, encoded by the coding sequence ATGGGTTCAGTTGAACGTACATTAAAAATGACCTTGGCTACCATTGTTGCCATTTTAATTGCTTACCAACTTCATCTGGATTATGCAATGTCAGCGGGGATCATTGCCCTGTTAAGTGTTTTAGACACCCGTAAGTCCAGTTTGGTGGTCGCTAGGAATCGCTTGCTATCTTTTTTCCTGGCTTTTGGGATTGCGATGATGTGCTTTAGCTTGTTTGGTTTTACGACAGTAGGTTTTATGTGTTATTTGTTAATTATTATTCCTTTGCTCTATCACTTTCAGATAGAGGCAGGACTGGTTCCTATAACAGTACTTGTGACACATTTGATTGCTAAAAAAAGTATTGCATTACCTATTTTATCGAATGAGTTTATGCTCTTTTTTGTAGGGACTAGTGTCGCTTTACTATTTAATGCTTATATGGGTCCACAAGATCAGCAAATTCGGTACTATCACCAAAAAGTTGAATCGGATCTGAAAGGTATCTTATACCGTTTTGAAAGCTTTCTACTGGAAGGAAAAGGTCAAAATGAAGGGCTCTTGATCAAAAACCTTGATAAAATATTAGATGAAGCTCTAAAACTAGTTTATCGAGAAAGGCATAATCAACTATTTCAGCAGACCAATTATCAAGTTCATTATTTTGAGATGCGACGACAACAAAATAGACTATTGGGACAAATGGCTATCAACGTAAACACGTTAATGAGACAAAGTAAGGAAAGTATTCTTTTGTCACATCTTTTTCACGAAACTGCTTGTCAGCTAAGCGAACAAAATCCGGCTTTAACCTTGATTGATGACATCGAACAATTGCTTGAAACCTTTCGTCATGGTGATCTTCCTCAAACTCGGGAGGAATTTGAGCGACGTGCGGTTTTATTTCAGCTCTTACAAGACTTAGAGCGCTTTATCTTATTAAAGGTAGAGTTTTATCAGGATTATCAAAATGACTAA
- a CDS encoding restriction endonuclease subunit S has product MENSIEAYLADSREKVTLGTVVDCFKGKAVSSKVVPGDVGLINLSDMGTLGIQYHQLRTFQMDRRQLLRYLLEDGDVLIASKGTLKKVCVFHKQNRDVVASSNITVLRPQKLLRGYYIKFFLDSPIGQALLDVADHGKDVINLSTKELLDIPIPVIPLVKQDYLINHYLRGLTDYHRKLNRAEQEWEYIQNEIQKGLG; this is encoded by the coding sequence ATGGAAAATAGCATTGAGGCCTATCTAGCAGATAGCAGAGAAAAGGTAACATTAGGCACAGTTGTTGATTGTTTTAAAGGAAAAGCAGTCTCAAGTAAGGTTGTGCCAGGTGATGTGGGATTGATTAATTTATCTGACATGGGCACCTTAGGGATTCAATATCACCAATTAAGAACTTTCCAGATGGATCGTAGGCAGCTCTTGCGTTACCTTTTGGAAGACGGAGATGTCTTAATCGCCTCTAAGGGAACCCTAAAAAAAGTCTGTGTTTTTCATAAGCAAAATCGAGATGTGGTGGCATCATCAAATATCACTGTCTTACGCCCTCAAAAACTGTTAAGGGGCTACTATATCAAGTTCTTTTTGGACTCACCTATTGGTCAAGCGCTCTTGGATGTAGCGGACCATGGCAAAGATGTGATCAATCTCTCAACGAAAGAATTGTTGGATATTCCAATTCCCGTTATTCCTTTAGTGAAACAGGACTATTTGATTAATCACTACTTGAGAGGATTAACAGATTATCATCGTAAACTCAATCGAGCAGAACAGGAGTGGGAATATATTCAGAATGAAATTCAAAAAGGATTAGGTTAG
- a CDS encoding FtsX-like permease family protein, whose protein sequence is MIKKTLWKDILRAIKNSKGRFISLFFLMALGSFALVGLKVTGPDMERTASRYLERHQVMDLTVLASHQFSQADKQELDTLKGAHLEYGHLLDVSLTSNQKSLRLYSVPKKVSKPVLVKGSWPKRETDLVLSSSLAKNYQIGDELAVTSPMEGLLTTTHFQVVGFANSSEVWSKSNLGSSSTGDGSLYAYAFVNPNVFKSAFNLLRIRFSHLRLTNAFSKDYQKRVTQNQAHLDNLLKDNGQKRYDDLQNQYDLALKNGRAALAKETVKLAASEENLTFLEGSALQEAKHQIEQGKQALAKEEKQLEQVQATKDKLEKPSYLTYNRSTLPGGEGYHTYATSTTSISNVGNIFPVVLYLVAALVAFTTMTRYVDEERTSSGLLKAIGYSNKDISLKFLIYGLLASFLGTTLGIIGGTYLLSTLISEILTGALTIGKTHLYSYWFYNGIAYLLAMLSAVLPAYLIVKKELFLNAAQLLLPKPPSKGAKIWLEHLTFVWKALSFTHKVTIRNIFRYKQRMLMTIVGVAGSVALLFAGLGIQSSLAKVVEHQFGDLTTYDILAVGSAKATATEQTDLASYLKQEPITGYQKVSYASLTLPVKGLPDKQSISILSSSATSLSPYFNLLDSQEQKKVPIPTSGVLISEKLASYYKVKPGDQLVLTDRKGQSYKVTIKQVIDMTVGHYLIMSDTYFKNHFKGLEAAPAYLIKVKDKDSKHIKETASDLLTLKAIRAVSQNVNHIKSVQLVVTSLNQVMTLLVFLSILLAIVILYNLTTINIAERIRELSTIKVLGFYDQEVTLYIYRETISLSLVGILLGIYLGKGLHTYIMTMISTGDIQFGVKVDAYVYLVPILVILSLLAVLGIWVNRHLKKVDMLEALKSID, encoded by the coding sequence ATGATAAAGAAAACCTTATGGAAGGATATTTTGAGAGCTATCAAGAATAGTAAAGGGCGATTCATTTCCTTATTTTTCCTAATGGCCTTAGGCTCCTTTGCTTTAGTTGGACTTAAAGTCACCGGTCCAGATATGGAACGAACAGCCAGCCGTTACCTCGAAAGACACCAGGTGATGGACCTAACGGTACTGGCTTCTCATCAATTTTCCCAAGCCGATAAACAAGAGTTAGATACGTTAAAAGGGGCTCATTTAGAATATGGTCATTTACTTGATGTCAGTCTAACTAGCAACCAGAAATCTCTTAGGCTCTATAGCGTGCCAAAGAAAGTGTCTAAGCCAGTCTTGGTTAAAGGGAGTTGGCCAAAGCGAGAGACAGATTTGGTTTTATCCTCCTCACTTGCTAAAAACTATCAGATTGGAGATGAACTAGCAGTCACCTCACCTATGGAAGGTTTGCTGACGACAACCCATTTTCAAGTGGTTGGTTTTGCGAATTCTTCAGAAGTTTGGTCCAAGTCCAATTTAGGAAGTTCCTCAACCGGAGATGGAAGTCTCTACGCTTATGCTTTTGTTAATCCAAACGTTTTTAAAAGTGCCTTTAACCTGCTGCGCATCCGTTTTAGTCATCTTCGTCTGACAAACGCTTTTTCCAAAGACTATCAAAAAAGGGTAACCCAAAACCAAGCTCATTTGGATAATCTACTTAAAGATAATGGCCAGAAGCGTTATGATGACCTCCAAAATCAGTATGACCTTGCCTTAAAAAATGGCAGAGCAGCACTTGCAAAGGAAACAGTGAAACTAGCTGCGAGTGAGGAGAACTTAACTTTTTTAGAAGGCTCTGCTTTACAAGAAGCTAAGCATCAGATTGAACAAGGCAAACAAGCATTAGCCAAGGAGGAAAAGCAGTTAGAGCAGGTGCAGGCTACAAAAGATAAGCTAGAAAAACCCAGTTACCTGACTTATAATCGCTCGACCCTACCAGGAGGAGAAGGATATCATACTTATGCAACTTCAACGACCTCCATTTCAAATGTTGGAAATATTTTTCCTGTTGTTCTTTATCTCGTAGCTGCTCTAGTAGCCTTTACCACCATGACACGTTATGTTGATGAAGAAAGAACAAGCTCTGGTCTATTAAAAGCCATTGGTTATTCTAACAAGGATATCAGTTTAAAGTTTCTTATCTATGGGCTTTTAGCCAGTTTTTTAGGGACAACTTTAGGTATTATTGGGGGAACTTACCTCTTATCTACCTTGATTTCAGAGATCTTAACAGGAGCTTTGACTATTGGAAAGACTCACCTTTATAGTTATTGGTTTTATAATGGCATAGCTTACTTGCTGGCTATGTTATCTGCTGTTTTACCAGCCTACTTAATTGTCAAAAAGGAATTATTCCTCAATGCAGCTCAGTTATTGCTGCCCAAACCTCCTAGTAAGGGGGCAAAAATCTGGTTGGAACACCTTACTTTTGTCTGGAAAGCCCTGTCCTTTACTCACAAGGTGACCATACGTAATATTTTTCGCTATAAACAAAGAATGCTGATGACCATTGTAGGCGTTGCAGGCTCAGTAGCCCTTTTATTTGCAGGCTTAGGGATTCAGTCGTCATTAGCCAAAGTAGTTGAGCATCAATTTGGTGATTTAACGACTTATGATATTTTGGCTGTCGGTTCGGCCAAAGCGACAGCGACAGAGCAAACTGACTTAGCTAGCTATCTTAAACAAGAACCTATTACAGGGTACCAAAAGGTATCTTATGCCAGCTTAACCCTTCCTGTAAAGGGATTACCTGATAAGCAAAGTATTTCCATTTTATCAAGTTCAGCTACTTCTCTTAGTCCCTATTTTAATCTGCTGGATAGTCAGGAGCAAAAGAAGGTTCCCATTCCAACCTCTGGTGTTTTGATTTCTGAGAAATTAGCCTCCTATTACAAGGTAAAACCAGGTGATCAGTTGGTATTGACTGATCGGAAAGGACAGTCTTATAAAGTGACGATTAAACAGGTTATTGACATGACAGTTGGCCATTACCTGATAATGTCTGATACCTATTTTAAGAATCATTTTAAAGGATTGGAGGCTGCTCCTGCCTATCTGATTAAGGTAAAAGACAAAGATAGCAAGCACATAAAGGAGACAGCCAGTGACTTGTTAACCTTAAAAGCGATTAGAGCAGTTTCACAAAACGTCAATCATATTAAATCTGTTCAGCTAGTAGTCACCTCTCTTAATCAGGTCATGACCCTCCTTGTCTTCTTGTCTATTTTATTAGCAATCGTTATCCTTTATAACTTAACGACTATTAATATTGCTGAGCGTATTCGAGAATTATCCACTATTAAAGTTCTGGGATTTTACGATCAGGAGGTCACCTTATATATTTATCGAGAAACTATTTCGCTATCCCTAGTAGGCATTCTTTTAGGTATCTATTTAGGAAAAGGCCTGCATACTTATATCATGACAATGATTTCAACTGGGGATATTCAATTTGGTGTAAAGGTTGATGCTTATGTTTATCTAGTGCCAATTCTAGTAATCCTTAGCTTGTTAGCGGTATTAGGTATCTGGGTTAATCGCCATTTAAAAAAGGTTGATATGTTAGAAGCTTTGAAATCCATAGATTGA
- a CDS encoding ABC transporter ATP-binding protein: MAFIELKQVSKSYQIGETTVFANHEVSFEINKGELVVILGASGAGKSTVLNILGGMDTVDAGQVIIDGKDIAHYTSKALTQYRRNAIGFVFQFYNLVPNLTAKENVELAVEIVADALDPVTILKEVGLSHRLDHFPAQLSGGEQQRVSIARALAKNPKLLLCDEPTGALDYQTGKQILTLLQDMAQTKGTTVVIVTHNAAIAPIADRVIFMHDAQVTKTVINKEPASIETIDY; this comes from the coding sequence ATGGCTTTTATTGAATTAAAACAGGTTTCAAAATCTTATCAGATAGGAGAGACGACTGTTTTTGCCAACCACGAAGTGTCTTTTGAGATTAATAAAGGAGAACTAGTGGTTATTTTGGGAGCATCCGGAGCTGGTAAATCGACAGTCCTCAATATTTTGGGGGGCATGGACACAGTAGATGCAGGTCAAGTAATTATTGATGGCAAAGACATTGCTCATTACACGTCTAAGGCCTTAACTCAGTATCGTCGGAATGCTATTGGTTTCGTTTTTCAATTTTATAATTTGGTTCCTAATTTGACAGCTAAAGAAAATGTTGAATTAGCAGTTGAAATTGTAGCAGATGCTTTAGATCCTGTGACCATTTTAAAGGAAGTAGGACTCAGTCATCGTCTGGATCATTTTCCTGCTCAGCTCTCAGGTGGTGAACAGCAACGGGTTTCGATAGCACGTGCCTTAGCTAAAAACCCTAAATTGCTTCTTTGTGATGAACCTACAGGTGCCCTTGACTACCAAACAGGAAAGCAAATTCTAACCCTCTTACAGGATATGGCACAAACTAAGGGGACCACGGTAGTTATTGTAACCCACAATGCTGCTATTGCTCCGATAGCTGATCGTGTCATTTTTATGCATGATGCACAGGTTACCAAGACAGTCATTAATAAGGAACCTGCAAGCATTGAGACAATTGATTATTAA
- a CDS encoding TetR/AcrR family transcriptional regulator — protein sequence MTKRHTETKAYVKTALTTLLTEQSFETLTVSDLTKKAGINRGTFYLHYTDKFDMMNHFKNDTLDDLYRLLNQAEIYTDTRQVLNQTLSYLIEHREFITALATISYLKFPQLIKDFCYQFLTTITGFQDIVTNQYHIPYPYALEVYLASIESIISYWIANGYQETTEEVADIILKAVTLDN from the coding sequence ATGACCAAAAGACATACTGAAACCAAAGCTTATGTAAAGACCGCCTTAACCACCTTACTAACTGAACAATCTTTTGAAACTCTTACTGTCTCTGACCTTACTAAAAAGGCTGGTATCAATAGAGGAACCTTCTACCTCCACTACACTGATAAATTTGACATGATGAATCACTTCAAAAATGACACTCTGGATGATTTGTACCGTTTGTTAAATCAGGCTGAAATCTACACAGACACTCGACAAGTCCTCAATCAAACCTTGTCCTACCTTATAGAACATAGAGAATTTATAACCGCACTCGCTACTATTTCTTACCTCAAATTTCCGCAACTCATCAAGGATTTCTGTTACCAATTTTTGACTACTATTACTGGTTTCCAAGACATTGTGACCAATCAATACCATATTCCTTATCCCTATGCTTTAGAAGTTTACCTTGCCAGTATTGAGAGCATTATCAGCTATTGGATTGCTAATGGCTATCAAGAAACCACTGAAGAGGTTGCCGATATTATTCTCAAAGCAGTTACTCTAGACAATTAA